One window of the Brevibacterium limosum genome contains the following:
- a CDS encoding DUF4282 domain-containing protein, which produces MSTPQNPNDPNRSSAEQNLDGQNSGAGDQPQSARSASDQSAQSPQEAQPGQDARYQPGQDTQAVQDAQSGYQQGTYDPNAYQAQGQPYQQAGYSQPGAYQQDPYQQGAYSQGAAQQQAYGQQAYGQPAYGQPAYGQAPQPTPPQTGFFKSLFDIRFDSFIAVKWAGFIYIIAIVVAALSYLATIIAGISAGVAAGSAAAYFNDGPSFNVLPLILAIIFGWIVPALWVIGVRLVLELIVSNIKTAENTKRIADSVAR; this is translated from the coding sequence ATGTCGACACCGCAGAACCCGAACGACCCGAACAGAAGCTCGGCTGAGCAGAACCTCGACGGTCAGAACTCCGGCGCCGGGGACCAGCCGCAGAGCGCCCGATCCGCTTCGGACCAGTCAGCGCAGTCCCCGCAGGAAGCCCAGCCGGGCCAGGACGCTCGGTACCAACCAGGTCAGGACACGCAGGCAGTGCAGGATGCTCAGTCCGGGTACCAGCAGGGCACCTATGATCCCAATGCCTACCAGGCACAGGGGCAACCGTACCAGCAGGCCGGATATTCTCAGCCCGGAGCCTATCAGCAGGATCCGTATCAGCAGGGCGCCTACTCACAGGGTGCAGCACAGCAACAGGCATATGGGCAGCAGGCATATGGGCAGCCGGCCTACGGCCAACCCGCGTATGGTCAGGCTCCGCAGCCGACGCCCCCTCAGACCGGGTTCTTCAAGTCGCTGTTCGACATTCGCTTCGACAGCTTCATCGCAGTGAAGTGGGCGGGCTTCATCTACATCATCGCGATCGTGGTCGCGGCCCTGTCCTACCTCGCCACCATCATCGCCGGCATCAGCGCGGGAGTCGCCGCCGGTTCGGCCGCAGCCTACTTCAACGACGGACCGAGCTTCAACGTGCTGCCGCTGATCCTCGCGATCATCTTCGGCTGGATCGTCCCGGCACTGTGGGTCATCGGCGTCCGTCTCGTGCTCGAGCTCATCGTCTCCAACATCAAGACGGCCGAGAACACGAAGCGCATCGCAGACTCCGTCGCCCGCTGA
- the leuC gene encoding 3-isopropylmalate dehydratase large subunit yields MPRTLAEKVWADHVVSLGVDGAPDLIYIDLHLVHEVTSPQAFDGLRLAGRPVRRPDLTIATEDHNTPTWDIDKPIAEPTSATQINTLRKNAEEFGIRLHSLGDADQGIVHVVGPQLGLTQPGTTVVCGDSHTSTHGAFGALAFGIGTSEVEHVLATQTLSLKPFKTMSITVDGELPEGSSAKDIILAIIAKIGTGGGQGYVLEYRGEAIRQLSMEARMTICNMSIEAGARAGMVAPDETTFDYVKGRPHAPEGEDWDAAVEYWKTLYTDEGAEFDREVVLKAEDIEPFVTWGTNPGQGLPLSASVPSPDDFTDENDKTAAANALAYMGLTPGTPLREIEVDTVFLGSCTNSRIEDLRAAAEIIRGRKKAENVRFMVVPGSAKVRLQAEEEGLDVIFKDFGGEWRFAGCSMCLGMNPDQLAEGERCASTSNRNFEGRQGKGGRTHLVSPLVAAATAVRGTLSSPSDVADLPRDAEPVEWADDRLSLNLTPVSAND; encoded by the coding sequence ATGCCACGCACATTGGCCGAGAAGGTCTGGGCCGATCACGTCGTCTCACTTGGTGTTGACGGTGCGCCGGACCTCATCTACATCGACCTCCACCTCGTTCACGAGGTGACCAGCCCGCAGGCCTTCGACGGACTCCGACTCGCCGGGCGCCCCGTGCGCCGCCCCGACCTGACCATCGCCACCGAGGACCACAACACCCCGACCTGGGACATCGACAAACCGATCGCCGAACCCACCTCGGCCACGCAGATCAACACCCTGCGCAAGAACGCCGAGGAGTTCGGCATCCGCCTGCACAGCCTCGGTGACGCCGACCAGGGCATCGTCCACGTCGTGGGACCGCAGCTGGGCCTGACCCAGCCGGGCACCACCGTCGTCTGCGGCGACTCGCACACCTCCACCCACGGAGCCTTCGGGGCGCTGGCCTTCGGCATCGGCACCTCCGAGGTCGAACACGTGCTCGCGACACAGACGCTGAGCCTCAAGCCCTTCAAGACGATGTCGATCACCGTCGACGGGGAGCTGCCCGAGGGCTCGAGCGCGAAGGACATCATCCTCGCGATCATCGCGAAGATCGGCACCGGCGGCGGACAGGGCTACGTCCTCGAATACCGCGGCGAAGCGATCCGCCAGCTGTCGATGGAAGCGCGGATGACGATCTGCAATATGTCGATCGAGGCCGGCGCCCGCGCCGGAATGGTCGCCCCCGATGAGACGACCTTCGACTACGTCAAAGGCCGCCCGCACGCCCCTGAGGGCGAAGACTGGGACGCCGCCGTCGAGTACTGGAAGACCCTCTACACCGACGAAGGCGCGGAATTCGACCGCGAGGTGGTCCTCAAGGCCGAAGACATCGAACCCTTCGTCACCTGGGGCACGAATCCCGGCCAGGGCCTGCCGCTGTCCGCATCGGTGCCCAGCCCCGATGACTTCACCGACGAGAACGACAAGACCGCGGCGGCGAATGCGCTGGCCTATATGGGTCTGACCCCGGGCACCCCGCTGCGCGAGATCGAAGTCGACACCGTCTTCCTCGGCTCCTGCACGAACTCCCGGATCGAAGACCTCCGAGCCGCCGCCGAGATCATCCGCGGTCGGAAGAAGGCCGAGAACGTCCGCTTCATGGTCGTCCCCGGCTCCGCGAAGGTCCGCCTCCAGGCCGAAGAGGAAGGCCTCGACGTCATCTTCAAGGACTTCGGCGGCGAATGGCGCTTCGCCGGCTGCTCGATGTGCTTAGGGATGAACCCGGACCAGCTGGCCGAAGGCGAACGCTGCGCCTCGACCTCGAACCGCAACTTCGAAGGACGTCAGGGCAAGGGCGGACGCACCCACCTCGTGTCCCCGCTCGTGGCCGCGGCCACCGCGGTGCGCGGCACGCTGTCCTCGCCCAGCGACGTCGCCGACCTGCCGCGGGACGCCGAACCCGTGGAATGGGCCGATGACCGCCTGTCCCTGAACCTGACACCCGTCTCGGCGAACGACTGA
- a CDS encoding alpha/beta fold hydrolase produces MHICDVNGVSLGVDEFGAADSPLILCLGAPTMLSWPDALCRQLAEQGRHVVRCDLRDAGASSSGDLTAPNYTLRDLAADAAGLARAFDDRPAHLAGSGISGMIAQVAALDFPAAFSALTLIATRPVAPGPVDDDLPDHDQATMGPLFSRPQPDWADVESVADFMAEGAKILGDDPAEARAVAARIWARTLSSDSGAHQADQLGMVFSRLDCRPRWRERLSQLQLPTLVVHGRLDPFFPLGNGEVIAREIPGARLLILDEASRSVPAADIPEVAAAMAAL; encoded by the coding sequence ATGCACATCTGCGACGTCAATGGGGTGAGCCTCGGCGTCGACGAGTTCGGCGCAGCGGATTCGCCGCTGATTCTCTGCCTCGGCGCACCGACCATGCTGTCCTGGCCCGATGCTCTGTGTCGGCAGCTGGCAGAGCAGGGGCGCCACGTTGTGCGCTGCGACCTCCGCGATGCCGGAGCCTCGAGCAGCGGCGACCTGACAGCCCCGAACTACACTCTGCGAGATCTCGCCGCCGATGCCGCCGGACTCGCTCGGGCCTTCGACGACCGGCCTGCGCATCTGGCGGGAAGCGGCATCAGCGGGATGATTGCGCAGGTCGCAGCTCTCGACTTTCCGGCTGCGTTCTCGGCGCTCACTCTCATAGCGACGCGGCCGGTCGCTCCCGGACCCGTCGATGACGACCTGCCGGATCATGATCAGGCCACGATGGGCCCGCTCTTCTCGAGGCCGCAGCCGGACTGGGCGGACGTCGAATCGGTGGCTGACTTCATGGCTGAGGGTGCGAAGATCCTCGGTGATGACCCCGCCGAGGCGCGCGCAGTCGCTGCGCGGATCTGGGCCCGGACCCTGAGTTCCGATTCGGGGGCGCACCAGGCCGATCAGTTGGGAATGGTCTTCTCCCGACTCGACTGCCGGCCTCGCTGGAGGGAACGGCTCTCGCAGCTGCAGCTGCCGACGCTGGTCGTGCACGGCCGCCTCGACCCGTTCTTCCCCCTGGGCAACGGAGAGGTGATCGCCCGGGAGATTCCAGGTGCCCGGCTGCTCATCCTCGACGAGGCGTCCAGGTCCGTGCCTGCCGCGGACATCCCCGAGGTCGCGGCGGCCATGGCCGCGCTCTGA
- a CDS encoding DeoR/GlpR family DNA-binding transcription regulator, translated as MIAAQRRNIIVDTIERDGAVSITALSEKLDTSAVTIRRDLDQLAEEGRLIRTHGGAVLASSARESSYAEKLEQALAEKSAIARAAATQVRNGDVVALGPGTTTELLANELVTRSGLRVVTNSLLVAEAMVSSPDNEVIVVGGLLRHSIRAFVGGGTVSQLLGLRADTVFLSGNGLAADFGLSTPAFPVADTDRAMAAGAGHVTALVDHTKVGLRSSVLTVPTEQIQQLITDSKSEESELAALREAGVEVEVV; from the coding sequence ATGATCGCCGCCCAGAGACGCAATATCATCGTCGACACGATCGAGAGAGACGGCGCCGTCTCCATCACCGCCCTGTCGGAGAAGCTCGACACCTCGGCGGTGACGATCCGCCGTGACCTCGATCAGCTCGCCGAGGAGGGCAGGCTCATCCGCACCCACGGCGGTGCCGTGCTCGCTTCGAGCGCGCGGGAGTCGAGCTATGCGGAGAAGCTCGAGCAGGCTCTGGCCGAGAAGTCGGCGATCGCCCGCGCTGCGGCGACGCAGGTACGCAACGGCGATGTCGTGGCGCTCGGCCCGGGCACGACGACCGAACTGTTGGCCAACGAGCTCGTGACGCGTTCGGGCCTGCGCGTGGTGACGAATTCGCTGCTGGTCGCCGAGGCCATGGTCTCCTCCCCCGACAATGAGGTCATCGTCGTCGGCGGTCTGCTGCGGCATTCGATCCGGGCGTTCGTCGGCGGCGGCACGGTGTCGCAGCTGCTCGGCCTGCGCGCCGATACCGTCTTCCTCTCCGGCAACGGCCTGGCCGCGGACTTCGGCCTGTCGACTCCGGCATTCCCCGTCGCCGATACCGACCGGGCCATGGCCGCCGGGGCGGGGCACGTCACTGCTCTCGTCGATCACACGAAGGTCGGGCTCCGCTCGTCGGTGCTCACCGTCCCGACCGAGCAGATCCAGCAGCTCATCACGGATTCGAAGAGTGAGGAGTCCGAACTCGCTGCCCTGCGTGAGGCGGGTGTCGAGGTCGAGGTCGTCTGA
- a CDS encoding aldose 1-epimerase family protein, protein MTATIELACGESAAVVSPIGASLLRFSVGDRPVVVPVNAFDGAVLAPWPNRIDGGRFDFAGVSHQLPITEPERDTALHGLVADVEWSVLERTESAVSLEYALPPSEGYPFEFGLRVDFELAEAELRMRARALNTGSGPAPFGFGFHPWLSAGGSALVDEAQLVLPAAHWFETDDRLIPTTVRPFDDGTAVPADHVSDDSACMVCKDFRALRMIGGTVLDDAFGEPRRGIDGWSRARLKGADLREVVVGMGPGFRTWQVCTGDGLGEDLARQAIAIEPMTCPPNAFAAGEAGEDFDIVAPGDELSIEWSIGLTGMDCGRSGSTSADSDSQDFAVQSGTAD, encoded by the coding sequence ATGACCGCCACCATCGAACTCGCCTGCGGCGAGTCTGCTGCGGTCGTCTCCCCCATCGGCGCGAGCCTGCTTCGCTTCAGCGTCGGCGATCGCCCGGTGGTGGTGCCGGTGAATGCCTTCGACGGAGCCGTGCTCGCACCCTGGCCGAACCGGATCGATGGGGGCCGTTTCGACTTCGCCGGCGTCAGTCATCAGCTGCCGATCACCGAGCCCGAGCGCGATACCGCGCTGCACGGCCTGGTCGCCGACGTCGAATGGTCCGTGCTCGAGCGGACCGAGTCCGCAGTCAGTCTCGAGTATGCGCTTCCGCCCTCGGAGGGGTATCCGTTCGAGTTCGGCCTGCGGGTGGATTTCGAACTCGCCGAGGCGGAGCTGCGCATGCGTGCCCGTGCCCTCAACACGGGGTCCGGTCCCGCCCCGTTCGGTTTCGGTTTCCACCCGTGGCTCTCGGCTGGGGGCAGTGCCCTCGTCGATGAGGCTCAGCTCGTCCTTCCCGCTGCGCACTGGTTCGAGACCGATGATCGGCTCATCCCCACCACGGTGCGTCCCTTCGACGACGGCACCGCGGTTCCGGCCGATCACGTCTCGGATGATTCCGCGTGCATGGTGTGCAAGGATTTCCGGGCGCTGCGCATGATCGGCGGAACGGTCCTCGACGATGCTTTCGGCGAGCCTCGGCGCGGGATCGACGGGTGGTCGCGGGCACGGCTGAAGGGTGCAGATCTGCGCGAAGTCGTCGTCGGGATGGGACCAGGATTCCGCACCTGGCAGGTGTGCACGGGTGACGGGCTCGGGGAAGATCTGGCCCGGCAGGCGATCGCGATCGAACCGATGACGTGTCCGCCCAATGCGTTCGCCGCGGGCGAGGCTGGCGAGGACTTCGACATCGTCGCCCCTGGTGACGAGCTTTCCATCGAGTGGAGTATCGGCCTGACCGGGATGGACTGCGGACGTTCCGGCTCGACTTCAGCGGACTCCGACAGTCAGGACTTCGCGGTTCAGTCGGGTACTGCAGACTGA
- a CDS encoding sodium:solute symporter family protein, which translates to MEAIRLDAQWIDYLLIAIYFIFVLGIGWFAKRGISSSIEFLLSGRSLPAWVTALAFVSANLGAVEIMGMSATGAQYGMPTMHYFWIGAVPAMLFLGVVMMPFYYGSKVRSVPEFMRKRFGTGAHLVNALSFAIAQLLIAGVNLFLLGTIVNRLLGWPLWITLIVAAAIVLSYITLGGLSAAIYNEVLQFFVIVAALLPLTLIGLNRVGGWDGLVEKVSNDGMLGAEQLSSWPGEQLSGFSNPVLSVVGIVFGLGFVLSFGYWTTNFVEVQRAMASKSINAARLTPIIGAFPKMLIPFIVVVPGMIAAVLVPQMTQFKEISASIDEATALEQTGVTYNDALLLLMREVLPNGLLGVAIAGLLAAFMAGMAANISAFNTVFSYDLWQQYVVKDREDDYYLKIGRWATIGACVVAIFTALIAGNFSNLMDYLQTLFGFFNAPLFATFILGMFWKRMSATAGWVGLVGGTLSAVAVFILAETGVLDLPGQGAAFLAASTAFIVDIVLSVIVTLFTTPKPAAELRGLVYSETPKSDFEDLSEPKAPFWKRPVPVAGVALVLVIILNVTFG; encoded by the coding sequence TTGGAAGCAATCCGCTTGGACGCACAGTGGATCGACTATCTGCTGATAGCGATCTACTTCATCTTCGTCCTCGGAATCGGGTGGTTCGCCAAGCGCGGAATCTCCTCGAGCATCGAGTTCCTCCTCTCCGGACGGAGCCTGCCGGCGTGGGTCACGGCTCTCGCGTTCGTCTCGGCCAACCTCGGCGCCGTGGAGATCATGGGCATGTCCGCCACGGGCGCCCAGTACGGCATGCCCACGATGCACTATTTCTGGATCGGCGCGGTCCCGGCGATGCTGTTCCTCGGCGTCGTCATGATGCCCTTCTACTACGGCTCGAAGGTCCGGTCGGTTCCGGAGTTCATGCGCAAACGCTTCGGCACGGGTGCGCACCTGGTCAACGCGCTGTCCTTCGCCATCGCGCAGCTGCTCATCGCCGGCGTCAACCTGTTCCTGCTGGGCACGATCGTCAACCGTCTGCTCGGCTGGCCGCTGTGGATCACGCTCATCGTCGCCGCCGCCATCGTCCTGTCCTACATCACCCTCGGCGGGCTGAGCGCAGCGATCTACAACGAGGTGCTGCAGTTCTTCGTCATCGTCGCGGCTCTCCTGCCGCTCACCCTCATCGGCCTCAACCGCGTCGGCGGCTGGGACGGACTGGTCGAAAAGGTGAGCAATGACGGAATGCTCGGCGCCGAACAGCTGAGCAGCTGGCCCGGCGAGCAGCTCTCCGGCTTCTCCAACCCCGTCCTCTCCGTCGTCGGCATCGTCTTCGGCCTCGGCTTCGTCCTCTCCTTCGGCTACTGGACGACGAACTTCGTCGAGGTCCAGCGCGCCATGGCTTCGAAGTCGATCAATGCCGCACGTCTGACCCCGATCATCGGCGCCTTCCCGAAGATGCTCATCCCCTTCATCGTCGTCGTCCCCGGCATGATCGCCGCGGTGCTCGTTCCGCAGATGACGCAGTTCAAGGAGATCTCGGCCTCCATCGACGAGGCGACCGCGCTGGAACAGACGGGTGTGACATATAACGATGCGCTCCTGCTGCTCATGCGCGAGGTCCTGCCCAACGGTCTGCTCGGTGTTGCGATCGCCGGTCTCCTCGCCGCGTTCATGGCCGGTATGGCCGCGAACATCTCCGCGTTCAACACGGTCTTCAGCTATGACCTGTGGCAGCAGTACGTGGTCAAGGACCGCGAGGACGACTACTACCTGAAGATCGGCCGCTGGGCCACGATCGGCGCCTGTGTCGTCGCGATCTTCACAGCTCTCATCGCGGGCAACTTCTCCAACCTCATGGACTACCTGCAGACGCTGTTCGGCTTCTTCAACGCTCCGCTGTTCGCCACGTTCATCCTCGGTATGTTCTGGAAGCGGATGTCGGCGACCGCCGGTTGGGTCGGCCTCGTCGGCGGCACGCTCTCGGCCGTGGCCGTGTTCATCCTCGCCGAGACCGGAGTCCTCGACCTGCCCGGTCAGGGTGCCGCGTTCCTCGCCGCCAGCACCGCATTCATCGTCGACATCGTCCTGTCGGTGATCGTCACTCTGTTCACCACGCCGAAACCCGCTGCCGAACTGCGCGGACTCGTCTACTCTGAGACCCCGAAGTCCGACTTCGAGGACCTCAGCGAACCGAAGGCGCCATTCTGGAAGCGTCCGGTGCCCGTCGCGGGTGTCGCCCTGGTGCTCGTCATCATCCTCAACGTGACCTTCGGCTAA
- the galT gene encoding galactose-1-phosphate uridylyltransferase — translation MPESHRRANLSDGREILFFQDPDSPAPTIATDSRPHEPRPDSGTLRFDVLTGEWVAVATHRQTRTHLPAAAECPLCPSAPDRPTEIPAADFDVAVFENRFPSLGPDLGDVPSSHTVDDTFAEAAADSADAVTSALSGPGYGRCEVVVFSSEHTGSFAELGTERARTVIDAWANRTAELSALPGIEQVFMFENRGEEIGVTMNHPHGQIYAYPYVTPHTAITSARVDEHFSRTGRPLLGDVLAFERESGERMILETDHFSAFVPFAARWPIEVHIVPHRQVGSVDELDDTERDDLARVYPEVLQRIDGLYPSPTPYIAAWHQAPVNSADHRAEWLHLEITSPRRAENKLKFLAGSEAAMGAFVGDVSAEETAARLRAVTLEPLAEAAVTATAPARDKEGDRR, via the coding sequence ATGCCAGAGTCGCATCGCCGGGCGAACCTGTCCGATGGTCGTGAGATCCTGTTCTTCCAGGACCCCGACTCACCTGCACCGACGATCGCCACCGACTCCCGACCTCACGAACCGCGGCCCGACAGCGGCACCTTGCGCTTCGACGTCCTCACCGGCGAATGGGTCGCCGTGGCCACGCACCGGCAGACCCGCACCCACCTGCCCGCCGCCGCCGAATGCCCGCTGTGCCCGTCGGCGCCGGACCGTCCCACCGAGATCCCCGCCGCGGACTTCGACGTCGCCGTCTTCGAGAATCGCTTCCCATCGCTCGGCCCCGACCTCGGCGATGTTCCGTCGTCACACACAGTGGACGACACCTTCGCCGAGGCGGCCGCCGACTCCGCCGACGCCGTGACCTCTGCGCTGTCGGGACCGGGATACGGCCGCTGCGAAGTCGTCGTATTCTCCTCCGAACACACCGGATCTTTCGCCGAACTCGGCACCGAACGCGCCCGCACCGTCATCGACGCCTGGGCCAACCGGACCGCTGAGCTGTCGGCGCTGCCGGGCATCGAACAGGTATTCATGTTCGAGAACCGCGGGGAGGAGATCGGGGTGACGATGAACCACCCGCACGGACAGATCTATGCTTACCCCTATGTCACCCCGCACACCGCGATCACCTCGGCCCGAGTCGATGAGCACTTCAGCCGCACCGGGCGACCGCTGCTCGGCGACGTGCTCGCGTTCGAACGCGAGTCAGGGGAGCGGATGATCCTCGAAACCGATCACTTCTCCGCCTTCGTGCCCTTCGCCGCCCGCTGGCCGATCGAAGTCCACATCGTCCCTCACCGCCAAGTGGGAAGCGTCGACGAACTCGACGATACCGAACGCGACGACCTGGCCCGCGTCTACCCGGAGGTGCTGCAGCGCATCGACGGCCTCTACCCGAGCCCCACGCCGTATATCGCGGCCTGGCACCAGGCGCCGGTCAACAGCGCCGACCATCGCGCCGAATGGCTCCACCTCGAGATCACAAGCCCGCGCCGGGCGGAGAACAAGCTGAAGTTCCTCGCCGGGTCGGAGGCCGCCATGGGCGCCTTCGTCGGTGACGTCTCTGCCGAGGAGACCGCAGCCAGGCTGCGCGCGGTGACCCTGGAACCCCTCGCCGAGGCGGCCGTGACCGCGACCGCTCCAGCCCGCGACAAGGAAGGGGACCGTCGATGA
- a CDS encoding galactokinase, with the protein MSAVTPQAVEAPTPQHLAEEFVALFGYRPLGSFRAPGRVNFIGEHTDYNSGLVLPIAIDRAVYVAIGQRSEASAEGRTEGGAGEIGTADPPRRGESIRIVSDHRDDTGQRMSGQFTAAELMPGTLPGWLSHPAGVVDEIAKTTGTVVGGVDLYIESTVPVGAGLSSSHALEVAVLIALDEVFGLGLDDREKVLLTQRAENDFVGAPTGIVDQAASIMTETGHALFLDCRDLGARQIPFDLDTEGLRLLVIDSKVSHSHSESGYGARRKSCEESAAIFGVDSLRELADDVDLSGLTDEQRKRVRHVLAENARVRATVELLEDNERSHGSDHDARIRAIGDLLVASHESLAHDYEVSCAELDVAVTAAMGAGALGARMIGGGFGGSAIALIDAGRVDDVGDAVSAAFAEHGYRKPDIFAVSAGRGAARFD; encoded by the coding sequence ATGAGCGCCGTGACGCCTCAGGCGGTTGAGGCCCCAACTCCCCAACATCTCGCCGAGGAGTTCGTGGCCCTGTTCGGATACCGGCCGCTCGGGTCCTTCCGCGCGCCGGGACGCGTGAACTTCATCGGCGAACACACGGACTACAACTCAGGTCTCGTCCTGCCCATCGCCATCGACCGAGCCGTGTACGTCGCCATCGGTCAGCGATCCGAGGCCAGCGCCGAGGGACGAACCGAGGGCGGGGCTGGAGAGATCGGGACTGCGGACCCGCCTCGGCGTGGTGAGAGCATTCGCATCGTCTCCGATCATCGCGATGACACTGGTCAGCGTATGTCGGGCCAGTTCACGGCCGCGGAGCTTATGCCCGGAACCCTGCCCGGGTGGCTCAGCCACCCCGCGGGCGTCGTCGACGAGATCGCGAAGACCACGGGCACGGTCGTCGGCGGTGTCGACCTCTACATCGAGTCCACTGTGCCCGTCGGTGCCGGACTGTCGTCATCACATGCACTCGAAGTCGCGGTGCTCATCGCCCTCGACGAGGTGTTCGGTCTCGGCCTCGACGACCGGGAGAAGGTGCTGCTGACGCAGCGGGCCGAGAACGATTTCGTCGGAGCGCCGACGGGAATCGTCGACCAGGCCGCATCGATCATGACCGAGACCGGGCACGCACTCTTCCTCGACTGCCGCGACCTCGGTGCTCGGCAGATTCCCTTCGACCTCGACACGGAGGGGCTCAGACTCCTCGTCATCGACTCGAAGGTCTCGCATTCGCACAGTGAGAGCGGGTACGGGGCCAGGCGGAAGAGCTGCGAGGAATCCGCCGCGATCTTCGGTGTCGACAGTCTGCGGGAACTCGCCGATGACGTCGACCTGAGCGGACTCACCGACGAACAGCGCAAGCGAGTGCGACACGTCCTCGCCGAAAACGCGCGAGTCCGCGCCACCGTCGAACTGCTCGAAGACAATGAACGCTCGCACGGCAGCGACCATGACGCACGCATCCGGGCGATCGGTGATCTGCTGGTGGCCTCCCACGAATCGCTGGCTCATGACTATGAGGTCTCCTGCGCCGAACTCGATGTTGCGGTGACGGCCGCGATGGGCGCTGGGGCACTCGGGGCGCGGATGATCGGCGGCGGCTTCGGAGGCTCGGCGATCGCCCTCATCGACGCAGGTCGAGTCGATGACGTGGGCGATGCCGTCAGTGCGGCATTCGCCGAGCACGGCTACCGGAAACCGGACATCTTCGCCGTCAGCGCGGGCCGGGGCGCCGCCCGGTTCGACTGA
- a CDS encoding IclR family transcriptional regulator, which yields MTSNGSGVGVIDKAAMVLSALEAGPASLAELVTLTGLARPTAHRLAVALEFHRIVGRDLQGRFVLGPRLAELSSAAGEDRLLAAAGPVLGQLRDQTGESAQLFRRQGDLRLCVAAAERPVGLRDSVPIGATLSMRAGSAAQVLLAWEEPDRLHTGLRGARFSATMLSGVRRRGWAQSIAERERGVASVSAPVRGPSNRVVAAVSISGPVDRLTRQPGRLHAKSVIDAARALTEALVRG from the coding sequence ATGACAAGCAATGGTAGCGGCGTCGGAGTCATCGACAAGGCCGCAATGGTTCTCTCCGCACTTGAGGCCGGACCCGCCTCTCTCGCCGAATTGGTGACGTTGACCGGACTGGCACGTCCCACTGCCCACCGCCTGGCTGTTGCCCTCGAATTCCACCGCATCGTCGGTCGTGACCTGCAGGGGCGCTTCGTCCTCGGGCCGCGCCTGGCCGAGCTGTCCTCGGCCGCCGGCGAAGACCGTCTGCTGGCCGCGGCCGGGCCCGTGCTGGGTCAGCTGCGGGATCAGACGGGTGAGTCCGCTCAGCTCTTCCGCCGCCAGGGCGATCTGCGCCTGTGCGTGGCCGCGGCCGAGCGCCCGGTGGGTCTGCGCGACTCCGTGCCGATCGGCGCAACGCTGTCGATGCGCGCAGGCTCCGCCGCCCAGGTGCTGCTGGCCTGGGAGGAGCCGGATCGCCTGCACACGGGACTGCGGGGTGCACGATTCTCCGCGACCATGCTCTCCGGCGTCCGTCGCCGAGGCTGGGCGCAGTCGATCGCCGAACGCGAACGGGGCGTCGCCTCGGTGTCGGCCCCCGTGCGCGGGCCGAGCAATCGCGTCGTCGCCGCCGTCTCGATCTCCGGGCCGGTCGACCGGCTCACTCGCCAGCCCGGTCGGCTGCATGCGAAGTCGGTCATCGATGCCGCGCGTGCGCTGACCGAAGCGCTCGTGCGCGGCTGA
- the leuD gene encoding 3-isopropylmalate dehydratase small subunit — protein MEAFTTHTGIGVPLRRSNIDTDQIIPAKFLKRVTRTGFEDALFYRWRSGDDFVLNDPDFAGGSVLVAGPDFGTGSSREHAVWALKDYGFRVVLSSRFGDIFRGNSGKEGLLAAELEQADIELIWKILENHPGTPITVDLVEKTVTCDTVTVSFQIDDYTRWRLLEGHDDISLTLAKEDDIVAYESSRFAFKPTTLPAKV, from the coding sequence ATGGAAGCTTTCACCACTCACACCGGCATCGGCGTTCCTCTGCGCCGATCCAATATCGACACCGACCAGATCATCCCCGCGAAGTTCCTCAAGCGCGTCACCCGCACCGGCTTCGAGGACGCCCTGTTCTACCGCTGGCGGTCAGGCGACGACTTCGTCCTCAACGACCCCGACTTCGCGGGCGGCTCCGTCCTCGTCGCCGGCCCCGACTTCGGCACCGGGTCCTCCCGTGAGCACGCCGTCTGGGCGCTCAAGGACTATGGCTTCCGCGTCGTCCTGTCCTCCCGGTTCGGCGATATCTTCCGCGGCAACTCCGGCAAGGAGGGCCTGCTGGCCGCCGAACTGGAACAGGCCGACATCGAACTGATCTGGAAGATCCTCGAGAACCATCCCGGCACTCCGATCACCGTCGACCTGGTTGAGAAGACCGTGACGTGCGACACCGTCACCGTGTCCTTCCAGATCGACGACTACACGCGCTGGCGCCTGCTCGAAGGCCACGACGACATCAGCCTCACCCTGGCCAAGGAAGATGACATCGTCGCCTACGAATCCTCCCGGTTCGCCTTCAAGCCGACCACCCTGCCCGCGAAGGTCTGA